A stretch of the Papaver somniferum cultivar HN1 chromosome 6, ASM357369v1, whole genome shotgun sequence genome encodes the following:
- the LOC113285945 gene encoding wall-associated receptor kinase 3-like → MQNAATLPFLTRLNGCSLTGVESLPSNITCDITYDPPKSFIRVGRNNTAGLDRSVEVISMSETEVHVKNWPATRCYQYETGELTIDDSIGWMNFSGTPFTVSYTKNKYFGLGCDTLAYIREPILNFETDCSTTCKTAAYIIDGSCSGSGCCQTKLPKGVKMFVGVVRLLNTSSEPLSFDPCIYSFIGESEKYTLSASDLKGTSFHNKAKDVPVVLDWAVGTKTCEEAEQDMSSFACQKNSTCSNSDKVRGYLCTCNEGFEGNSYLSPGCQGIE, encoded by the coding sequence ATGCAAAATGCGGCGACCTTACCATTCCTTACCCGTTTGAATGGGTGTTCGCTTACGGGAGTTGAATCACTTCCTTCCAACATTACGTGCGATATCACATATGATCCTCCCAAATCCTTCATCCGAGTCGGTAGAAACAATACTGCAGGTCTAGATCGTAGCGTCGAAGTAATAAGTATGTCAGAAACTGAAGTTCACGTTAAAAACTGGCCAGCTACAAGGTGTTATCAGTACGAAACTGGTGAATTAACCATAGATGATTCTATAGGTTGGATGAACTTCAGTGGAACTCCATTTACAGTTTCATATACTAAGAACAAATATTTTGGTCTCGGTTGTGATACGTTAGCTTACATTAGAGAACCGATTCTTAACTTTGAAACAGATTGTAGTACAACATGTAAAACAGCCGCCTATATTATAGATGGGTCTTGTTCAGGAAGTGGATGCTGTCAAACAAAATTACCCAAAGGTGTAAAGATGTTTGTAGGTGTAGTTCGTTTGTTGAATACATCATCGGAGCCTTTATCTTTTGATCCTTGTATCTATTCGTTTATAGGCGAGTCTGAGAAGTACACATTGAGCGCTTCAGACTTAAAGGGtacaagttttcataataaagCGAAAGATGTACCAGTTGTTCTTGACTGGGCAGTAGGAACTAAAACGTGTGAAGAAGCGGAACAAGATATGTCTAGTTTCGCATGCCAGAAGAATAGTACATGTAGCAATTCAGACAAAGTTCGAGGATATCTTTGTACATGCAACGAAGGTTTTGAAGGGAACTCTTATCTCAGCCCTGGATGCCAAGGTATCGAATAA